In Dyadobacter subterraneus, a single genomic region encodes these proteins:
- a CDS encoding glycosyltransferase family 2 protein: MKTPQISIVAPLYNESESFPQLIQRLSALMDSSPLTIEVVLIDDGSRDDTALRIRQLALTDERYHGVFLSRNHGHQLALTAGIASARGSEAVFVIDGDLQDPPELLPDFYKLMQEGNDVVYAVRKKRKESFIKKTGYHLFYRLLRSISYVEIPLDSGDFALISRRVVDVMNKMPEESRYLRGMRSWIGFNQTGFEYERDARVAGESKYSFKQLFGLAYNGIFNFSEFPIKFMSRMGVLAILISLVYFIIVVIKKLFFVQVIEGFTALLFVIILFSGVQLLALGIIGEYVLRIFFQSKNRPLYIVKEEIINREYI; encoded by the coding sequence TTGAAAACCCCGCAAATATCTATTGTTGCCCCGTTGTACAATGAGTCAGAGTCTTTTCCTCAACTGATTCAGCGTCTCAGCGCATTAATGGATTCCAGTCCGCTGACGATTGAAGTGGTGCTGATTGATGACGGAAGCAGGGACGACACAGCTTTGCGTATTCGTCAGCTGGCCTTGACGGACGAGCGTTATCATGGTGTATTTTTGTCAAGAAATCATGGTCATCAGCTTGCGTTAACAGCTGGTATTGCATCGGCACGCGGCAGTGAGGCTGTATTTGTGATTGACGGCGATTTACAGGATCCGCCAGAACTTCTTCCTGATTTTTACAAATTAATGCAGGAAGGCAATGATGTGGTTTATGCAGTCCGGAAAAAACGAAAAGAGAGTTTTATCAAAAAAACCGGATATCATTTGTTTTACCGCTTGCTGCGTTCGATTTCTTATGTTGAAATTCCGCTTGATTCGGGAGATTTTGCATTAATCAGCCGCCGTGTTGTGGATGTGATGAATAAAATGCCGGAAGAAAGCCGGTATTTGCGTGGTATGCGTTCGTGGATAGGATTTAATCAAACGGGTTTTGAATATGAACGTGACGCGCGTGTAGCAGGCGAATCAAAATATTCCTTCAAGCAATTATTTGGACTGGCATACAACGGAATATTTAATTTCAGTGAATTTCCAATAAAGTTTATGAGCAGAATGGGCGTTTTGGCCATTCTGATTTCGCTGGTTTATTTTATCATTGTTGTAATCAAAAAACTTTTCTTTGTCCAGGTAATTGAAGGTTTCACAGCATTGCTTTTTGTGATCATTCTGTTCAGCGGCGTGCAGCTTCTGGCGCTAGGTATTATTGGGGAATATGTGCTCAGGATCTTTTTTCAATCAAAAAATCGTCCTTTGTATATCGTTAAAGAAGAGATTATTAACCGCGAGTATATTTAA
- a CDS encoding MBOAT family O-acyltransferase, whose product MLFNSIQFLVFFIVVTLAYFSLSWRGRWILLLAASCYFYMVFKPVFILILFGTIVIDYYAGIWIAKTQDQKQKKLLLIISLISNIGILCFFKYYDFLENSVNHALQLIGFRPVIPHLERVIPQPILSWMVNNVGHVLLPIGLSFHTFQAMSYTIEVYRGNQEPEKHFGIYALYVMFYPQLVAGPIERPQNMLYQFHSYFKYDFEQVKSGLVQMAFGFFKKIVIADRLSQVVDFAYLNPAEQNGLTIVTAMVFYSFQIYCDFSGYSDIAIGAARVMGFTLMDNFRSPYEARSVAEFWGRWHISLSTWFRDYLYIPLGGNRKGEFNKYRNQFIVFLVSGLWHGASWQFVIWGGLHGTYQVTAALRDKWMKKAGISFPDNAVSRLLGVLTTFILVTIAWIFFRNNLRNSFVILKKIPTLSFADKIQTPFNQVEMWFCVFLMLFLLLKEHYYQNIPTKNTTGFFVLFITLSFLTYFLGVVTTNQFIYFQF is encoded by the coding sequence ATGCTTTTCAATTCCATACAGTTTCTGGTTTTTTTCATTGTTGTCACGCTGGCTTATTTCAGTCTGTCGTGGCGCGGACGATGGATTCTTCTGCTGGCAGCGAGTTGTTATTTTTATATGGTTTTCAAACCGGTTTTTATTCTGATCCTGTTTGGTACCATTGTTATTGATTATTATGCAGGAATCTGGATCGCAAAAACCCAGGATCAGAAACAGAAGAAATTACTGCTGATTATCAGTTTAATATCGAATATCGGAATTCTCTGTTTTTTTAAATACTACGATTTTCTGGAAAATTCTGTAAATCACGCGTTGCAATTAATTGGTTTCCGGCCGGTAATTCCGCATCTGGAAAGAGTAATTCCACAGCCGATTTTAAGTTGGATGGTTAATAATGTGGGTCATGTTCTTCTACCCATCGGTTTATCCTTTCATACTTTCCAGGCGATGAGTTATACCATTGAAGTGTATCGTGGAAATCAGGAACCTGAGAAACATTTTGGTATTTACGCTTTGTATGTCATGTTTTACCCGCAGCTTGTGGCCGGCCCGATTGAGCGCCCACAGAATATGCTGTATCAGTTTCATTCTTATTTCAAGTATGATTTTGAACAGGTAAAGTCAGGGTTGGTACAAATGGCATTCGGTTTTTTCAAAAAAATCGTAATCGCTGACCGGCTTTCACAAGTTGTAGATTTCGCATATCTAAATCCGGCAGAGCAAAACGGATTGACCATTGTGACTGCGATGGTCTTTTATTCTTTCCAGATCTACTGCGATTTTTCAGGTTATTCGGATATCGCTATCGGCGCAGCCCGGGTTATGGGTTTTACATTGATGGACAATTTTCGCTCTCCATATGAAGCCAGATCGGTAGCCGAATTCTGGGGAAGATGGCATATTTCCTTGTCAACCTGGTTCCGTGATTATTTGTATATTCCTTTGGGAGGAAACAGAAAAGGAGAATTTAATAAATATCGTAACCAGTTTATCGTATTTCTGGTCAGCGGGTTATGGCACGGCGCAAGCTGGCAATTTGTAATCTGGGGCGGTCTGCACGGTACGTATCAGGTTACAGCCGCATTACGGGATAAATGGATGAAAAAAGCAGGAATTTCATTTCCTGATAATGCAGTTTCAAGATTGCTTGGTGTTTTAACCACATTTATTCTGGTAACAATAGCCTGGATATTTTTCCGAAATAACCTCCGAAATTCATTCGTAATTCTGAAAAAAATCCCAACATTATCCTTTGCTGATAAAATACAAACACCCTTCAATCAGGTTGAAATGTGGTTCTGTGTGTTTTTGATGTTATTTCTTTTGCTTAAAGAACACTATTATCAAAACATCCCTACAAAAAATACGACCGGATTTTTCGTCCTTTTTATCACACTTTCATTCCTCACTTATTTCCTGGGTGTTGTTACAACAAACCAGTTTATTTACTTCCAGTTTTGA
- a CDS encoding co-chaperone GroES → MYEVTADNRLRRLIIVGDRVLIKPKSPTDRTNSGLYLPPTVTEREQVQSGYVIKVGPGYPIPTPSEDEPWKESEEKLKYMPLQAKEGDIAIYLQRNAIDLEYDGEKYVIVPQGSILMLDRSEDLFE, encoded by the coding sequence ATGTACGAAGTTACAGCAGACAACCGGTTAAGAAGATTGATCATCGTAGGAGATCGCGTTTTGATAAAACCCAAAAGTCCTACCGACCGCACCAACAGCGGTTTGTATCTGCCGCCAACAGTTACCGAAAGGGAGCAGGTTCAAAGCGGTTATGTAATCAAAGTGGGTCCGGGTTATCCAATTCCTACGCCATCCGAAGATGAGCCATGGAAAGAATCAGAAGAAAAACTAAAATATATGCCTTTACAGGCCAAGGAAGGAGATATTGCTATTTATCTGCAAAGAAATGCGATCGATCTGGAATATGATGGCGAGAAATATGTGATCGTACCGCAAGGGTCTATTTTGATGCTGGATCGGTCTGAGGATTTGTTTGAATGA
- a CDS encoding aldo/keto reductase, translated as MKYKFLGNTGVLVSELCFGTMTFGGDGYWEAIGKLQQEEGNALVKTAFDSGINFFDTANVYSYGKSEEILGKSFRDLGISRSEVVVATKARGRMAPGANQIGLSRLHIMDSVNDSLRRLDMDHIDLFYVHGVDAYTSLEETMRGLEDIVRSGKVRYLGVSNHAAWQIMKANGIAEKNGWTKFVACQHYYTIAGRDLERELIPMMEDQNLALMPWSPLAGGFLSGKYTRNNETSGDNRRDNFDFPPIDKEKAYDIIEVIQPIAESHGVSVAQIALAWLLNQKSVTSVIIGAKKPEQLKDNIAATTVSLSQSDLAQLYDISMLNTEYPQWMFERQGRDRLPQ; from the coding sequence ATGAAATATAAGTTTTTAGGAAATACTGGTGTCCTGGTTTCTGAGTTATGTTTCGGTACCATGACTTTCGGTGGTGATGGATATTGGGAAGCCATTGGTAAGCTTCAACAGGAGGAAGGAAATGCATTAGTTAAAACAGCCTTCGATAGCGGAATTAATTTCTTTGATACAGCCAACGTTTATTCTTATGGTAAATCCGAAGAAATACTTGGAAAATCATTCAGGGATCTGGGAATCAGCAGGAGTGAAGTGGTAGTGGCCACGAAAGCCAGAGGAAGAATGGCGCCAGGTGCCAACCAGATCGGCTTGTCAAGATTGCATATTATGGATTCCGTAAATGACAGTTTGCGCCGTCTTGATATGGATCATATTGATCTTTTTTACGTTCATGGTGTGGATGCTTATACCTCTTTGGAAGAAACAATGCGCGGATTGGAAGATATTGTCCGTTCCGGAAAAGTGCGTTATCTGGGTGTCAGTAATCACGCGGCCTGGCAAATTATGAAGGCGAATGGAATTGCTGAGAAAAATGGCTGGACAAAATTTGTGGCCTGTCAGCATTATTATACCATTGCCGGTCGTGATCTGGAGCGTGAATTAATTCCAATGATGGAAGATCAAAATCTTGCATTAATGCCTTGGAGTCCGCTTGCAGGTGGTTTTCTTTCTGGAAAATATACAAGAAATAATGAAACTTCGGGAGATAATCGCCGTGACAATTTTGATTTTCCACCAATTGATAAGGAAAAAGCATACGATATAATTGAGGTAATTCAGCCAATTGCAGAGTCACATGGCGTGTCGGTTGCACAAATAGCCTTGGCCTGGTTATTAAATCAAAAAAGCGTTACCAGTGTAATTATCGGAGCCAAAAAACCTGAACAATTAAAAGATAATATAGCGGCAACAACTGTTTCTTTGTCTCAATCTGATCTGGCGCAATTGTATGATATTAGTATGCTGAACACAGAATATCCGCAGTGGATGTTTGAGCGTCAGGGAAGGGATAGACTTCCGCAATAA
- a CDS encoding DEAD/DEAH box helicase, giving the protein MSNQENLETTLSGLGIAALNEMQQEANTAIQENSEILLLSPTGSGKTLAFLLPLMSVLQKDITDVQCIIIVPTRELALQIESVWRKMSTGFKVTCCYGGHDMQTEIRSLSEAPALLIGTPGRLMDHIFRKTFTTRKITTLILDEFDKSLELGFQDEMAEIMGNLRGLKKKILVSATEGSKVPSFTGVKNPVLLDFIANKNQESGLTVKLVLSDKKDKTEKLVQLLSFLGSESTLIFCNLRESVERLSTILKEEGIDCAYFHGKLEQEERERTLIRFRNGSVLYLAATDLAARGLDIPDMKHVIHFELPLKADEFRHRNGRTARMLTEGTAYILLNSDEVLPEYIVRKPQVLDLPAKFTLPAPSEWTTIYISGGKKNKLNKMDIVGFLIQKGKLEKQDLGLIEVKDNISFAAVRKSQVKSMLSLISEEKMKGKKFKIEVAR; this is encoded by the coding sequence ATGTCAAATCAGGAAAATTTAGAAACCACGCTATCAGGGCTGGGAATCGCTGCGTTAAATGAAATGCAGCAGGAAGCAAATACTGCGATTCAAGAAAATTCAGAAATACTTTTGTTGTCCCCGACAGGTTCAGGAAAAACACTTGCGTTTTTACTTCCCCTCATGTCGGTTCTGCAAAAAGATATAACAGATGTGCAATGTATTATCATTGTGCCAACCAGAGAGTTAGCATTACAAATCGAATCCGTTTGGCGAAAAATGTCAACCGGTTTTAAAGTGACCTGTTGTTATGGAGGTCATGATATGCAGACCGAAATCAGAAGTTTAAGTGAAGCTCCTGCACTTTTGATAGGAACGCCAGGTAGATTAATGGATCATATTTTTCGCAAAACTTTTACAACCAGAAAAATCACTACGCTGATTCTGGATGAGTTTGATAAATCGCTTGAACTCGGTTTTCAGGATGAAATGGCGGAGATTATGGGCAATCTTCGCGGACTGAAAAAGAAAATTTTGGTTTCAGCAACGGAAGGTTCGAAAGTACCTTCATTTACTGGTGTAAAAAATCCTGTTTTACTCGATTTTATCGCTAATAAAAATCAGGAAAGCGGTCTGACAGTAAAACTTGTTTTGTCCGACAAAAAAGATAAAACAGAAAAACTGGTTCAGCTTTTGAGTTTTCTTGGATCGGAATCAACGCTTATTTTCTGTAACCTTCGGGAGTCTGTCGAGCGGCTTAGTACCATTTTAAAAGAAGAGGGAATTGACTGTGCTTATTTCCATGGAAAACTTGAACAGGAAGAAAGAGAGCGGACTTTAATCCGTTTTCGGAACGGGTCGGTGTTATATCTGGCTGCCACGGATTTAGCTGCTCGTGGTTTGGATATTCCTGATATGAAGCACGTTATACATTTTGAACTTCCATTAAAAGCAGATGAATTCAGACATCGAAACGGTCGTACAGCCCGTATGCTGACGGAAGGAACTGCATATATTTTATTGAATTCTGACGAAGTTTTACCAGAATATATTGTCAGAAAACCACAAGTTCTTGATTTACCGGCAAAATTTACCTTACCAGCGCCATCCGAATGGACGACGATTTATATCAGTGGAGGTAAGAAAAACAAATTGAATAAAATGGATATTGTTGGGTTCTTAATTCAAAAGGGAAAACTGGAAAAACAGGATCTTGGATTGATTGAAGTGAAAGATAATATCTCCTTTGCAGCTGTCAGGAAAAGTCAGGTTAAATCCATGCTGAGCCTGATTTCGGAGGAAAAAATGAAAGGGAAGAAGTTTAAAATTGAAGTTGCGAGATAA
- a CDS encoding DUF4153 domain-containing protein, with translation MSKIRTYLLWIALAVLHTYLFFDYGTGVNALLFSAVTVGIVTIYHRLANEKLWWMAACGHLIAALAVSLHSYPFSTAVYHLSFYVLAGYVVSSKSSLPIAFINSLYRSFFYSFIITVYGGFVDLVNAIFTSNKSHLAFRKTTLYIAPISVTAIFYLLYGAVNPDFFLSINFPEWEFDGGWIAYTLFGCIIICPLFFPGKPGPLVAWDSSKPNLLERHQGKLQGKKFTIMGLFYENKQGVIMFIMLNTLIAVFLGFNILQIFFPSLNHHPIGHSDQVHQGFEVLILSIAAAIVLIMYYFRENQNFYEKKDKLVKLATIWIILNGLLILFTCYKNILYVDAFGLTYKRIFVFIGMLLSGIGLYLTIIKIYKVKTNWYLLRQNTWVIYFVITSFGLVDWDRLITWYNPNYAQYLDVRYILGLGDTQIPYLSELLEANDPRIIPYKADVENKIINLRTPTSWQAETADAMWLRKYKR, from the coding sequence ATGTCAAAAATTCGTACTTATCTGCTTTGGATTGCACTCGCCGTGCTGCATACTTATTTGTTTTTTGATTATGGCACCGGTGTCAATGCACTTTTGTTTTCTGCCGTGACAGTCGGGATTGTAACAATTTATCACCGACTGGCAAATGAAAAATTATGGTGGATGGCGGCTTGTGGTCATCTTATTGCAGCCCTGGCTGTTTCTCTGCACAGTTATCCTTTTAGTACCGCCGTATATCACTTGTCATTTTATGTGCTTGCCGGGTACGTTGTGTCATCCAAAAGCAGTTTGCCGATAGCCTTTATCAACAGTCTGTATCGTAGCTTTTTTTACAGCTTTATTATAACAGTTTACGGAGGTTTTGTAGATTTAGTGAATGCCATTTTTACGTCAAACAAGTCGCATTTGGCTTTCAGAAAAACCACTCTGTACATCGCGCCAATCTCGGTTACAGCTATTTTCTACCTACTATATGGCGCTGTAAATCCTGATTTTTTTCTGTCAATAAACTTTCCTGAATGGGAGTTTGACGGAGGCTGGATAGCGTATACTTTATTTGGTTGTATTATCATCTGTCCTTTATTTTTTCCTGGAAAACCAGGTCCGCTTGTGGCCTGGGACTCATCAAAACCAAACTTGCTGGAAAGGCATCAAGGCAAATTGCAAGGGAAAAAGTTTACAATCATGGGTTTGTTTTATGAAAACAAGCAAGGCGTTATTATGTTTATTATGCTCAATACGTTGATAGCTGTTTTTCTTGGTTTTAATATTTTACAAATATTTTTCCCTTCCCTGAATCATCATCCCATAGGGCATTCAGATCAGGTTCATCAGGGATTCGAAGTGCTTATTTTGAGTATTGCTGCGGCCATCGTACTCATTATGTATTATTTCCGGGAAAATCAGAATTTTTATGAAAAGAAAGATAAGCTGGTGAAACTGGCTACAATCTGGATTATTTTAAATGGTTTGCTAATTCTTTTCACTTGTTACAAAAACATACTTTACGTTGATGCTTTTGGGCTGACGTACAAACGGATCTTCGTTTTTATCGGAATGCTGTTAAGCGGTATAGGTCTGTATCTGACAATTATTAAAATCTATAAAGTGAAAACAAACTGGTATTTGCTGCGTCAGAATACCTGGGTTATCTATTTTGTTATAACCTCGTTCGGACTGGTGGATTGGGATCGTTTGATTACCTGGTACAATCCAAATTATGCCCAGTATCTGGATGTACGATATATTTTGGGTCTTGGTGATACGCAGATTCCTTATTTGAGTGAATTGTTGGAAGCCAATGATCCAAGAATTATTCCTTACAAGGCTGATGTTGAAAATAAAATAATAAATCTGCGCACGCCGACTTCCTGGCAGGCTGAAACGGCTGATGCAATGTGGTTGAGAAAATATAAAAGATAA
- a CDS encoding polysaccharide deacetylase family protein, producing the protein MKRKLLIFIFCIATDVSMAQRSVAITIDDVPNTALFEADHFSSLLQKKLDSLHIPIAIFINEVNLGQPEVLERNKNLLKSWLVKDYITAGNHGFAHKNYVDTGFEAFKDDVLKGEVVTKELLKQQHKELRYFRFPFNGAGNDSLEQTKALEFLKEKKYISTPYTVESEDWLHAILYDKALAEGNKKKASWVGAQYVDFTLRLFSYFDSLSIKTYDRPIAQIYLCHDNKLNADYLPVIVNELKKRRYKFVSLDEAMNDPVYKSPLYYYGKNGFSWIYRWIPDGEIRKKLMRGEPSNPEIQKAFEEIDKKR; encoded by the coding sequence ATGAAAAGAAAACTTCTCATTTTCATCTTTTGTATCGCCACAGACGTATCCATGGCGCAACGCTCTGTTGCGATCACAATAGATGATGTACCAAATACCGCCTTGTTTGAGGCAGATCATTTTTCATCTTTACTTCAAAAAAAGCTTGATTCACTTCATATTCCGATTGCGATTTTCATCAATGAGGTAAATCTTGGTCAGCCCGAAGTGTTGGAAAGAAATAAAAATTTGTTAAAAAGCTGGTTGGTTAAAGATTATATCACAGCGGGAAATCACGGATTTGCACATAAAAATTATGTTGATACAGGATTTGAAGCTTTTAAAGATGATGTTCTTAAAGGTGAAGTGGTAACCAAAGAACTGCTAAAACAGCAGCACAAGGAATTAAGATATTTCAGATTTCCATTTAACGGAGCAGGAAATGATAGTCTGGAACAAACGAAAGCACTTGAATTTTTGAAAGAAAAAAAATATATATCCACTCCATATACTGTTGAGAGTGAAGATTGGCTGCACGCTATTTTGTATGATAAAGCGTTGGCGGAGGGAAATAAGAAAAAAGCATCGTGGGTAGGAGCGCAATACGTCGATTTTACTTTAAGACTTTTCTCATACTTTGACAGTCTGTCCATAAAAACTTATGATCGGCCTATTGCCCAGATTTACCTTTGTCATGATAACAAACTGAATGCAGATTATCTTCCTGTGATTGTTAATGAATTGAAAAAGAGGAGATATAAATTTGTAAGTCTGGATGAGGCAATGAATGATCCGGTTTACAAATCACCATTATATTATTATGGGAAAAACGGCTTTTCCTGGATTTACAGGTGGATACCTGATGGGGAAATACGCAAAAAACTAATGCGGGGAGAACCATCAAATCCGGAAATTCAAAAGGCATTTGAAGAAATAGACAAGAAAAGATAA
- a CDS encoding cold-shock protein encodes MAEGTVKFFNDSKGFGFISPSNGDQDIFVHVSGLQDDIRENDKVSYEVENGKKGLNAVNVKVI; translated from the coding sequence ATGGCAGAAGGTACAGTAAAATTTTTCAATGATTCCAAAGGATTTGGTTTCATTTCTCCATCTAATGGAGACCAAGACATTTTCGTTCACGTTTCAGGTCTTCAAGACGATATCCGTGAAAATGACAAAGTGTCTTACGAAGTAGAAAATGGCAAAAAAGGTCTAAACGCAGTTAACGTTAAAGTTATCTAA
- a CDS encoding YheT family hydrolase: MPVVRSSNHNPPFWLPNGHLQTIYPALFRTINSVDYQRERIVTPDHDFLDLDWSLAVNKQDFEGKNNLVILSHGLEGNSTRQYILGMVRFLNAEGYDCLAWNFRSCSGEMNKTSRFYHSGATEDLDLVIRYALEKGYSNIDLVGFSLGGNLTLKYLGEENIKIDPRIKKAVVFSVPMDLKACSLEIVKPQNRIYQSRFLNTLKPKVDQKAVYFPGDINSSDFKFVNTLYDFDDIFTAPLHGFQNADHYYEMCSAKFFVKNITIPTLIVNAANDPIVPENSLPVELIDTFPNVLLEISAFGGHCGFRPSGLFQTNYWSELRALEFLGSQMLL; the protein is encoded by the coding sequence ATGCCCGTTGTCAGAAGTTCTAACCATAATCCTCCTTTTTGGCTTCCCAATGGCCATCTGCAAACCATTTACCCGGCACTTTTCCGAACTATAAATTCCGTTGATTATCAACGGGAACGCATTGTTACACCCGATCATGATTTTCTGGATCTGGATTGGTCGCTGGCGGTGAACAAACAAGATTTTGAAGGAAAAAATAATTTAGTAATTCTTTCACACGGATTGGAAGGAAATAGTACCCGACAATATATTTTAGGTATGGTGCGGTTTCTGAATGCGGAAGGTTATGATTGTCTTGCCTGGAATTTTCGCAGTTGCAGCGGTGAAATGAATAAAACTTCGCGTTTTTATCACAGCGGCGCAACAGAGGATCTGGACCTTGTTATTCGTTATGCTTTAGAAAAAGGCTATTCCAATATTGATTTAGTGGGTTTTAGTCTGGGAGGAAATCTGACGCTGAAATATTTGGGAGAGGAAAATATTAAGATAGATCCACGAATAAAAAAAGCGGTTGTTTTTAGCGTGCCTATGGATTTGAAGGCATGCAGTCTGGAAATAGTAAAACCTCAAAACAGAATTTACCAGTCAAGATTTTTAAACACATTAAAACCAAAGGTTGACCAAAAAGCCGTTTATTTCCCAGGTGATATTAACTCATCTGATTTCAAATTTGTAAACACGTTGTACGACTTCGACGATATTTTCACGGCACCACTTCACGGATTTCAGAATGCTGATCATTATTATGAGATGTGCAGCGCTAAGTTTTTTGTCAAAAACATAACCATTCCTACCTTAATCGTCAATGCTGCGAATGATCCTATCGTTCCGGAAAACAGCCTTCCGGTGGAACTGATTGACACATTTCCCAATGTTTTACTTGAAATCTCTGCTTTTGGAGGACATTGCGGATTTCGTCCTTCGGGTTTATTCCAAACCAATTACTGGTCAGAATTGCGTGCATTGGAATTTCTTGGAAGCCAAATGTTGTTATAA
- the serA gene encoding phosphoglycerate dehydrogenase, with amino-acid sequence MPTLTLNPPHIIIDFDSTFTKVEGLDELAAIALTGHPQREKIVQEIADLTNMGMNGEMSFSEGLHKRIDLLKATRANIEELVSFLKTKVSDSFQRNKQFLTENADHIFIVSSGFKEFIIPVVTELGLRADHVYANEFRFDEEGNIIGIDEENVLSTDGGKIKLLSSLKLVGEVYAIGDGYTDYQIKEAGFANRFYAFTENVERPKVVAVADHIATSFDDFLYDNKLSRSQSYPKSRIKVLLLENVHPVALRAFEEQGFNVEFVKGALDEDELCERIKDVSIIGIRSKTNITKRVLENANRLMAIGAFCIGTNQIDLEAAAEKGIAVFNAPYSNTRSVVELAVGEMIVLIRNIVTKSNQMHAGIWDKSANGSFEVRGKKLGMVGYGSIGTQLSVVAEALGMEVYFYDEVEKLSLGNARKVNSLEELLSVADVISMHVDGRKENANLIGKREFSLMKDGVIFMNLSRGHVVDIEALAEAVKSGKVAGASVDVFPKEPKTNDESFESALRGLPNVILTPHIGGSTEEAQENIGHFVPSKLLEFMNNGSSYGSVNFPEVQLPKLKDSHRLLHIHANVPGVLAKLNNIFAKNNINITGQYLKTNEKIGYVIVDIAKGYTEEFIQEVKEVEGTIRFRMLY; translated from the coding sequence ATGCCGACATTAACACTTAATCCCCCGCATATCATTATCGATTTTGACAGCACTTTTACGAAAGTAGAAGGACTGGACGAACTTGCTGCCATTGCTTTGACAGGGCATCCGCAACGTGAAAAAATTGTTCAGGAAATTGCTGACCTGACGAATATGGGTATGAACGGGGAAATGTCTTTTTCGGAAGGACTTCATAAGCGCATTGATCTTTTGAAGGCTACCCGTGCTAATATTGAGGAATTGGTTTCTTTTTTGAAAACCAAAGTTTCTGATTCTTTTCAACGCAACAAACAGTTTTTGACTGAAAATGCAGACCATATTTTTATCGTTTCAAGCGGATTTAAAGAATTTATTATCCCGGTTGTTACAGAACTTGGCCTGCGCGCGGATCATGTATATGCCAACGAATTCCGTTTTGATGAAGAAGGAAATATCATTGGAATTGACGAAGAAAATGTTTTGTCGACGGACGGAGGGAAAATAAAATTACTTTCTTCTTTGAAACTGGTAGGCGAAGTTTATGCCATTGGTGACGGTTATACCGATTACCAGATAAAAGAAGCAGGTTTTGCAAACCGTTTCTATGCTTTCACAGAAAATGTTGAGCGTCCGAAAGTAGTTGCCGTTGCAGACCATATTGCCACTTCTTTTGACGATTTTTTATATGATAATAAATTGAGCAGAAGCCAGTCTTATCCGAAGAGCCGGATCAAGGTTCTTTTGCTTGAAAATGTTCACCCGGTTGCCTTACGTGCTTTTGAAGAGCAGGGTTTCAATGTTGAATTTGTAAAAGGTGCGCTTGATGAAGATGAACTTTGTGAGCGTATCAAGGATGTGTCGATTATTGGTATTCGTTCAAAAACGAATATTACGAAACGTGTTCTGGAAAATGCCAATCGTTTGATGGCCATTGGTGCTTTCTGTATCGGTACAAACCAGATTGATCTGGAAGCAGCAGCAGAAAAAGGTATCGCCGTTTTCAATGCACCATATAGCAACACGCGTTCTGTCGTGGAACTTGCTGTGGGAGAAATGATTGTGCTGATCCGTAATATTGTTACGAAAAGCAATCAAATGCATGCCGGAATCTGGGATAAATCGGCGAATGGAAGTTTTGAAGTACGCGGAAAGAAACTGGGAATGGTTGGATACGGAAGCATCGGAACTCAGCTTTCAGTTGTGGCTGAGGCATTGGGTATGGAGGTGTATTTTTATGATGAGGTTGAAAAACTTTCTCTTGGAAATGCCCGTAAAGTCAATTCTCTCGAAGAATTGTTATCTGTTGCGGATGTGATCAGTATGCACGTAGATGGCCGTAAGGAAAATGCAAACCTGATTGGCAAACGTGAATTCAGTTTGATGAAGGACGGTGTTATTTTCATGAATCTTTCACGCGGACATGTAGTCGATATTGAGGCTTTGGCAGAAGCTGTAAAAAGCGGAAAGGTAGCAGGAGCAAGCGTTGACGTTTTTCCGAAAGAGCCAAAAACAAATGATGAATCTTTCGAAAGCGCATTACGCGGACTGCCCAATGTAATTCTGACACCGCATATCGGTGGAAGTACGGAAGAAGCGCAGGAAAATATCGGCCATTTTGTTCCTTCAAAATTACTGGAATTCATGAACAATGGTAGTTCTTACGGAAGTGTAAATTTCCCGGAAGTACAATTGCCAAAACTGAAAGATTCTCACCGCTTGCTTCACATTCACGCCAACGTGCCGGGTGTTTTAGCAAAACTGAATAACATTTTCGCGAAAAATAATATTAATATCACAGGTCAGTATCTAAAAACGAACGAGAAAATTGGTTACGTAATCGTAGATATTGCCAAGGGATATACAGAGGAATTTATTCAGGAAGTAAAAGAAGTAGAAGGTACAATTCGTTTTAGAATGTTGTACTAA